In Halanaerobium praevalens DSM 2228, the DNA window TGCAGTGACTATTTTACCACAAATCGAAATGGTAAAAGCTGTGGCTGGAGATAGAGTAGAGGTTATAGAAATGATTCCACAAGGTTTTAGCCCTTCTAATTATGCTCCTTCTCCAGCTGAGATGAGGGCTTTTGATCAGGCAAGTATTTATTTTTCTATCGGAGTTCCAGCAGATATCCAAAATATTTTACCAAGAGCAGAGGCTAGAGATAATTTAAAAATTGTAAAGCTTTTTCAGGAAATTGAAAGTAAATATCCTCATCACTATTTTGGTGAGCCAGAGAGTGAAGAAAATGCTGATCATATTCACGCTGATCATGGTCATAGTCATGCAGGAGGACGTGATCCCCACATTTGGCTTTCTCCAGCTAGAGCCCAAATGATGGTTAAATTAATTAGAGATCATTTAATTAATATTTTGCCAGAATATGAATTAGAATTTAAGCAAAATACTAAAAATTATTTAGAAAAAATTAATCAGATTGATCAAGCAAATAAAAAGCTATTAGCTTCTTATCAGGGCCAAAAAATACTTGTTTACCATCCTGCCTTTGGCTATTTTGTGGATCATTATGATTTAGAAATGATTGCTATTGAAGAGGCTGGTAAAGAACCAGGGCCTCGCTATTTAGAGCAAATTATTGAATTAGCTAAAAGTCAGCAGATAAAAACAGTTTTTCATCAGGCAGAAATTGATAGTAATAAAACAAGAGCTGTAGCAGAAGAATTAGCTGGAAAGCGGGTTGAGCTTGATCCTTTGGCTAAAAATTATAGTGAAAATTTAAAATTGATGGCCCAAAAAATAGCAGCTGTGCTTGCAGAAAGAGCTGATAATTAGTGGATTATGCGGTTGAATTAAACAATGTGTCAGTTAAATATGGCTCTTTAGCTGCTTTGACAAATATTGACTTGAAAGTTAGCGAGGGTTCTTTTTTAGGGATTATTGGTCCTAATGGTGGTGGCAAGACTACTCTTTTAAAAGTGGTTTTGGGTTTAATTGAAACTGAAAAAGGGGAAGTTAAAATTTTTGGTAATTCTTTAGCTCAAGCTGCTGATAAAATTGGTTATGTACCACAGATTTCTAATTTTGACCGGAATTTTCCAATTAGTGTTTTAGATGTGGTCTTAATGGCCAGACTTGAGGGTAAGTTAAAGTTTTTTCACAGCTATCAAAAAAAGGATTTAAAACAGGCTGAATCAGTCTTAAAAGAATTAAATTTATTTGAGTTAAAGGATAGACAGATTGGTAAACTCTCGGGTGGTCAACTGCAGCGGGTTTTAATTGCCCGTGCTTTGGCAGTAGAGCCAGAAATTTTACTTTTAGATGAACCAACAGCAAATGTAGATGCTAGTTCAACTGCAGAAATTTATAAGCTGCTGAAAAAGTTAAATCAAAATAAAACAATCATTGTAGTGACTCACGATATGGCTGCAGTTTCTTCTTATTTTGATACTTTAGCTTGTTTAAATCAAAAATTATATCACCATGGAGATAAACATTTAGACCAAGAAACTACTGAACAAGTTTTTGGCTGTCCAGTCGATTTAATTGCTCATGGTCATCCACACCATGTTTTTGCTCCTCATGGAGAGGAGGTAAATAATGATTAAGGCAATTTTTAATTATCAATTTATGCAAAATGCTTTTTTTGCTGGAATTTTAGCCAGTATAGTGTGTGGTTTGATTGGAACAATTGTTGTTGAAAAAAAATTAGTGATGTTAAGTGGTGGTATCGCTCATACTTCTTTTGGCGGGATTGGCCTGGGCTACCTTTTAAATATTGAACCAATTTATGGGGCCTTTACTTTTGCAATTGCGGCTTCCTTGGCCATAGC includes these proteins:
- a CDS encoding metal ABC transporter solute-binding protein, Zn/Mn family, which gives rise to MRELKLKQKIFSFMMIIIFLFVGAGAVSAAGDTVVAVTILPQIEMVKAVAGDRVEVIEMIPQGFSPSNYAPSPAEMRAFDQASIYFSIGVPADIQNILPRAEARDNLKIVKLFQEIESKYPHHYFGEPESEENADHIHADHGHSHAGGRDPHIWLSPARAQMMVKLIRDHLINILPEYELEFKQNTKNYLEKINQIDQANKKLLASYQGQKILVYHPAFGYFVDHYDLEMIAIEEAGKEPGPRYLEQIIELAKSQQIKTVFHQAEIDSNKTRAVAEELAGKRVELDPLAKNYSENLKLMAQKIAAVLAERADN
- a CDS encoding metal ABC transporter ATP-binding protein, whose product is MDYAVELNNVSVKYGSLAALTNIDLKVSEGSFLGIIGPNGGGKTTLLKVVLGLIETEKGEVKIFGNSLAQAADKIGYVPQISNFDRNFPISVLDVVLMARLEGKLKFFHSYQKKDLKQAESVLKELNLFELKDRQIGKLSGGQLQRVLIARALAVEPEILLLDEPTANVDASSTAEIYKLLKKLNQNKTIIVVTHDMAAVSSYFDTLACLNQKLYHHGDKHLDQETTEQVFGCPVDLIAHGHPHHVFAPHGEEVNND